In Methanobrevibacter oralis, a single window of DNA contains:
- a CDS encoding MJ1255/VC2487 family glycosyltransferase, with the protein MILSIIIPTYNEEEYLPILLESIKTQNFTDYEIIVADANSTDKTCEIAQKYDCIIVEGGMPAVGRNNGANIAKGEYLLFLDSDLKLTDDYLRKVIYEFKMERLGIGITQMKPLSKKTEDKVLHNLANLFMIGVENIKPHGAGCYGIIAKKELHDACGGFDENLTFGEDTDYIERLAKKERFKVLRNAKIGVSTRRLEEEGIQTLLKQYGKSTLNDFLGIRTDAEELNYGFEHKKEHVSKSRLDKISKQSEKLIENYEESIQKINSARSYFKTNKKRKGKKVIFYCVCGEGMGHAIRTGVIVDKIKDKYEVHIFSSDRAYKYLASKFDNVYEIGGFNTVYINNKVNNRRTFFNALKTNPTNMKIGYENLYKKARQLSPDIIVTDFEIYSSIVSKLLNIPMISLDNIHMITQTKISYPTNHYGEMLKAKGVIKTYVVKPKVHILTSFFYPKVRSKKNAVIYPPIIREDILKLEPTIKNHIIVYQTSKESVKLVNKLKSLKNEKFIVYGFNKEERDENLTYKLFNENEFYDDLASAKAVICNGGFTFISEAISLKKPIYSIPAIGNFEQTLNGFYVQKLGYGEYHEKLSIKKLANFLKRLPKYQEKLAKVKKTNNKGIVRELIYRIEKYSRKN; encoded by the coding sequence ATGATTTTAAGCATTATTATACCTACATACAATGAAGAAGAGTATTTACCAATCCTTTTAGAAAGTATTAAAACTCAAAATTTTACAGACTACGAAATAATTGTTGCTGATGCTAATTCAACCGATAAAACCTGCGAAATTGCTCAAAAATATGATTGTATTATTGTTGAAGGAGGAATGCCTGCAGTAGGTAGAAATAATGGGGCTAATATAGCTAAAGGTGAATACTTATTATTCCTGGATTCTGATTTAAAACTTACAGATGATTATTTAAGAAAAGTCATATATGAATTTAAAATGGAAAGATTAGGTATTGGAATAACACAAATGAAACCTCTTTCTAAAAAAACAGAAGACAAAGTACTCCACAATTTAGCTAACCTATTTATGATAGGAGTTGAAAATATTAAACCTCATGGAGCAGGTTGTTATGGAATAATAGCTAAAAAAGAACTTCATGATGCCTGTGGAGGGTTTGATGAAAATCTAACCTTTGGAGAAGATACCGACTATATTGAAAGATTAGCAAAAAAAGAAAGATTCAAAGTACTTAGAAATGCAAAAATAGGTGTTTCAACACGAAGACTTGAAGAAGAAGGAATTCAAACCTTACTTAAACAATATGGAAAAAGTACTTTAAATGACTTTTTAGGTATTAGAACAGATGCAGAAGAGCTAAACTATGGTTTTGAACATAAAAAAGAACATGTAAGTAAATCAAGACTAGATAAAATATCCAAGCAATCTGAAAAATTAATAGAAAACTACGAAGAATCAATTCAAAAAATTAACTCTGCAAGATCTTACTTTAAAACAAATAAAAAAAGAAAAGGAAAAAAAGTAATATTCTACTGTGTTTGTGGGGAAGGAATGGGTCATGCAATAAGAACTGGAGTCATTGTAGATAAAATAAAAGACAAATATGAGGTCCATATATTCTCAAGCGATAGAGCATATAAATATCTAGCTAGTAAATTCGATAATGTTTACGAGATAGGTGGGTTTAACACAGTATACATCAATAATAAAGTAAACAATAGACGAACCTTTTTTAATGCTTTAAAAACCAATCCAACAAATATGAAAATAGGTTATGAAAACTTATACAAAAAAGCAAGACAATTATCACCAGATATTATAGTAACAGATTTCGAAATATACTCCAGTATAGTATCAAAACTTCTCAATATACCTATGATTAGCCTAGATAACATCCACATGATTACACAAACAAAAATCAGCTATCCTACTAATCATTACGGAGAAATGTTAAAAGCAAAAGGAGTAATAAAAACCTATGTTGTAAAACCTAAAGTCCACATTCTAACAAGTTTCTTCTATCCAAAAGTAAGATCAAAAAAGAATGCAGTAATATATCCTCCAATAATACGTGAAGACATATTAAAACTAGAACCAACAATTAAAAATCATATTATAGTTTACCAAACAAGTAAAGAAAGCGTCAAATTAGTTAATAAACTAAAATCTCTTAAAAATGAAAAATTCATAGTATATGGATTTAATAAAGAAGAACGTGATGAAAATTTAACATACAAATTATTTAATGAAAATGAATTTTATGATGATTTAGCTAGTGCAAAGGCAGTAATCTGTAATGGAGGATTCACATTCATATCAGAAGCTATTAGTCTTAAAAAACCAATATACAGTATTCCGGCTATTGGGAACTTTGAACAAACCCTTAATGGATTTTACGTGCAAAAGCTTGGATATGGAGAATATCATGAAAAATTAAGTATTAAAAAACTAGCTAATTTCTTAAAAAGACTACCAAAATATCAAGAAAAACTAGCTAAAGTTAAAAAAACTAATAATAAAGGAATCGTGCGTGAATTAATATATCGTATTGAAAAATATTCACGAAAAAACTAA
- a CDS encoding sulfite exporter TauE/SafE family protein → MFPVEFFIGLILIGVAAGFASGLLGVGGGFLMVPLQYYLLQHIGVENNLAMLISLATSLAIIIPTTLTGAYRHTRKMDNILHNGIRLGLFGVFGGLFGGFVASSLPSRSLEIIFGILLLFVCINNIYSINKEIQKPKISFNLLSTAIIGLVVGFLSGLLGIGGGVFLIAILTIFFGFPMIESIGTSSIFISLTAVGGLVSYIISGWGVNTFPFSVGYVSLINLIVICMFSVPVANFSAKLAHKMPEKKLKIIFSILVVYISFKMLGIFS, encoded by the coding sequence ATGTTTCCTGTTGAATTTTTCATTGGTTTAATATTGATTGGTGTTGCTGCTGGTTTTGCATCAGGGCTTTTAGGAGTTGGTGGAGGATTTTTAATGGTTCCTCTCCAATATTATCTCTTACAACATATTGGTGTTGAAAATAATCTTGCAATGCTCATTTCACTAGCTACTAGCTTAGCAATTATTATTCCAACTACTTTAACTGGTGCTTATAGACATACCAGAAAAATGGATAATATTTTGCATAATGGAATTAGATTAGGATTATTTGGTGTTTTTGGAGGATTATTTGGTGGTTTTGTTGCATCTTCTCTTCCTTCACGCAGTCTTGAAATCATTTTTGGGATTTTATTATTATTTGTTTGTATTAATAACATTTATTCTATTAATAAAGAAATTCAAAAGCCAAAAATTTCTTTTAATTTGCTTTCAACTGCAATTATTGGTTTGGTTGTTGGATTTTTATCAGGGCTTTTAGGTATTGGAGGAGGAGTCTTTTTAATAGCTATTTTAACAATCTTTTTTGGATTTCCAATGATTGAATCTATTGGTACTTCTTCTATATTTATTTCTCTAACGGCTGTTGGTGGTTTAGTTTCTTATATAATTTCTGGTTGGGGAGTTAATACTTTTCCATTTTCTGTTGGTTACGTTAGTTTAATAAATTTAATAGTTATTTGCATGTTTTCTGTACCTGTAGCTAATTTTAGTGCTAAATTAGCTCATAAAATGCCTGAAAAAAAGTTAAAAATTATATTTTCAATATTGGTAGTATACATTTCATTTAAAATGTTGGGAATTTTTTCTTAA
- a CDS encoding heavy metal-binding domain-containing protein, protein MILTSSNTLENKKIIEYKGLVTGESLIGSNIYKDLFSGVRDVVGGRTSKYEEELQKAREISLKSMEEKAESLDANAIIGLKISYDNLGGTMGNTILVTAYGTAIKYE, encoded by the coding sequence ATGATACTTACTTCATCAAACACATTAGAAAATAAAAAAATAATTGAATATAAAGGATTAGTTACAGGTGAATCCCTAATTGGGTCTAACATTTACAAAGACTTGTTTTCAGGTGTTCGTGATGTAGTAGGTGGAAGAACTTCTAAATATGAAGAAGAACTTCAAAAAGCACGTGAAATATCATTAAAAAGTATGGAAGAAAAAGCAGAAAGCTTAGATGCAAATGCAATTATCGGACTTAAAATTTCATATGATAACTTAGGAGGTACTATGGGAAATACAATACTTGTAACAGCCTATGGTACTGCTATAAAATACGAATAA
- a CDS encoding DUF2116 family Zn-ribbon domain-containing protein encodes MAVEPHKHCPICGTPIPLDELVCSPDCQKVWDQRLTQTRKSRITLFVVILIFLAVWAVLTFLK; translated from the coding sequence ATGGCAGTAGAACCACATAAACATTGTCCAATTTGTGGAACCCCAATTCCTTTAGATGAACTTGTATGCTCCCCTGATTGTCAAAAAGTCTGGGATCAAAGATTAACTCAAACTAGAAAAAGTAGAATCACATTATTTGTAGTTATTCTTATATTTTTAGCTGTTTGGGCAGTGCTGACCTTTTTAAAGTGA
- a CDS encoding TatD family hydrolase codes for MEELIDIGLNLMHSSFKKDRLEILKEASKVGVNQFIITGTNINSSEIACEFASKYPKTLFSTSGVHPHDAKTCDETTLKTLESIAQEDCVVAVGECGLDYNRNFSHPKTQREWFEKQVELAECLNMPLFLHEREAHEDLYNILKKHDSVAEKCVIHCFTGNKAEAQNYIDLGAYIGITGWICDMKRGLDLQDAVKIIPEDKLMIETDAPFLIPKNFDKKPKKNRNEPKYLPHILKTIAYFKNYENVDELARQITNNTKKFFKI; via the coding sequence GTGGAAGAGCTTATTGATATTGGTCTTAATTTAATGCATTCTTCTTTTAAAAAAGACCGTTTAGAAATACTAAAGGAAGCATCAAAAGTTGGAGTTAATCAATTTATAATAACTGGAACTAATATCAACTCTAGTGAAATTGCTTGTGAATTTGCATCTAAATATCCTAAAACTTTATTCTCAACATCAGGAGTGCATCCTCATGATGCTAAAACCTGTGATGAAACTACATTAAAAACATTAGAAAGTATTGCTCAAGAAGATTGTGTTGTAGCTGTTGGAGAATGTGGACTTGATTATAATAGAAATTTTTCACATCCAAAAACTCAAAGAGAATGGTTTGAAAAACAAGTTGAACTAGCAGAATGTTTAAATATGCCTTTATTCTTACATGAAAGAGAAGCACATGAAGATTTATATAATATCTTAAAAAAACATGACAGTGTAGCTGAAAAATGTGTAATTCATTGTTTTACAGGGAATAAAGCTGAAGCTCAAAATTATATAGATTTAGGAGCATACATTGGAATTACAGGATGGATTTGTGATATGAAAAGAGGATTAGATTTACAAGATGCTGTAAAAATAATTCCAGAGGATAAACTAATGATTGAAACCGATGCTCCCTTCTTAATACCTAAAAACTTTGATAAAAAACCTAAAAAAAATAGGAATGAACCTAAATATTTACCTCATATCCTAAAAACAATAGCTTACTTTAAAAATTATGAAAATGTAGATGAACTTGCTCGTCAAATAACTAATAATACAAAAAAATTCTTTAAAATATAA
- the pyrH gene encoding UMP kinase, translated as MKIVVAIGGSILLKEYDSKKFKKYSEILKKLTEKHKLFVVVGGGKPARDYINIVRDLGAGEAQCDDIGIEITRINAKLLLSSLGSAAYQKVPHNFQEALEFSTSGKIIVMGGTEPAHSTDAVSAILAEYINADKLINLTSVDGMYTKDPNKYDDAELISEITATELLEFLSGKDIKAGTYEFFDTTAVQMIKRSSLETVITNGYEPENLIKAINGEKVGTKVISE; from the coding sequence ATGAAAATTGTTGTTGCTATTGGTGGATCTATTTTATTAAAAGAATACGATAGTAAAAAATTTAAAAAATACAGTGAAATCCTAAAAAAATTAACAGAAAAACATAAGTTATTTGTTGTTGTTGGTGGAGGAAAACCAGCAAGGGATTATATTAATATAGTTCGTGATTTAGGTGCTGGTGAAGCACAATGCGACGATATTGGAATTGAAATTACAAGAATTAACGCTAAATTATTATTATCATCTTTAGGTTCAGCAGCATATCAAAAAGTACCTCATAACTTTCAAGAAGCACTAGAATTCTCAACAAGTGGGAAAATTATTGTTATGGGAGGAACTGAACCTGCACATAGTACTGATGCAGTTTCTGCAATTTTAGCTGAATATATTAATGCAGACAAACTTATTAATTTAACATCAGTAGATGGAATGTATACAAAAGATCCTAATAAATACGATGATGCAGAATTAATAAGTGAAATTACAGCTACAGAACTACTTGAATTTTTAAGTGGAAAAGACATTAAAGCTGGAACCTATGAATTCTTTGATACAACAGCTGTTCAAATGATTAAAAGATCATCACTTGAAACAGTTATTACTAATGGTTATGAACCAGAAAACTTAATTAAAGCTATTAATGGCGAAAAAGTTGGTACTAAAGTTATTAGTGAATAG
- a CDS encoding MIP family channel protein: MLKKNLRGIKFMKKYLAELIGTMVLVLFGCGSAAIAGSILGNLGIAFAFGLSIVAMAYVIGDISGCHINPAVSVGMWIDGRMDEKDLLLYILFQCIGAILGIAILVAIINSSLDLGGYLATGLGQNGFGKASSVGLSAGGAVLIEIILTFVFVFTVLGVTRTEKTSNIAGIVIGLTLAFVHIMGIPLTGTSVNPARSLAPALFMGGLALQQVWVFILSPTIGGVIAGLLHKNLYTEEA, encoded by the coding sequence ATTTTAAAAAAAAATCTAAGAGGGATAAAATTTATGAAAAAATATCTAGCTGAATTAATAGGAACAATGGTTCTTGTTTTATTTGGATGTGGAAGTGCAGCAATAGCAGGTTCTATTTTAGGTAATCTTGGAATTGCGTTTGCATTTGGCCTATCCATTGTAGCAATGGCATATGTAATTGGAGACATCTCAGGATGTCATATCAACCCTGCTGTTTCAGTAGGAATGTGGATTGACGGGCGAATGGATGAAAAAGACCTACTTTTATATATTCTTTTCCAGTGCATTGGCGCAATATTAGGAATTGCAATTCTTGTAGCTATTATCAATTCATCTTTGGACTTAGGAGGATATTTAGCTACCGGATTAGGTCAAAATGGATTTGGAAAAGCATCTAGTGTTGGTTTAAGTGCTGGTGGAGCTGTACTTATTGAAATCATTTTGACATTCGTATTTGTATTTACTGTTTTAGGAGTTACTAGAACTGAAAAAACAAGTAATATTGCAGGAATTGTTATTGGTTTAACCCTTGCATTTGTACATATTATGGGAATTCCACTAACTGGTACCTCAGTAAACCCTGCACGTAGTCTTGCACCAGCGTTATTCATGGGAGGACTAGCATTACAACAAGTTTGGGTATTTATTTTATCACCAACCATTGGTGGTGTAATTGCTGGTTTACTTCACAAAAATCTTTACACAGAGGAAGCTTAA
- a CDS encoding DUF11 domain-containing protein — protein sequence MLEKDQKITIIKYIPLILSMFILVLLMTTFAIDEIHAVELNESSNEVGLLIKNEDKLENSQEKEILSTTYSSNGGTFTDIKNLISRAKAGDTINLNGNFYADKSDSPISVNKKLKFTSKNGAVLNGKGITRIMNLPLASTGTTLFNLKFINGNTKLAAGAILLGGNNLVIDKCVFNKNHAKNGGAIYSAYNSSRTLNLIIKNCNFTKNTALRGGGAVSAFGNNSKVINCIFDSNGATNKEGIIPYGGALQIGMDEKNIVERVSKCIFKNNYVSYNGNDPIAHGGAGCVRFGTTYEDCVFINNRANQGGALTFHSSGSIKNCKFYNNTAYCYGGALSTGFLIKNNKMNLNVNNCIFECNKAPLGGAVQLCGLNVNMNNNTFNRNKASKNGGAINIEATTVKIDKSKFNNNIANVNGGAIFIIGNNTFIKNSVFIANSAIPDKLKLDDGLGGAIYVNSTLAEVSYNIFNFNTARNGSAVYYDKYGDKLSLINNEMFQNQAWVYKLPIYARNIYYGDVEEISSIIHGGNNIADYDNLAVSNAIYNAAKNSNIVINGQNPVSGATNTGEIYQDDREYNMDILLSVTHEDGTLVYNNTLKSSYLGKVDIALDDLKVGKYYVKAQHFEDTYYKGITNVTSFIVSAKVDNEINKSTERENYNFEEIVIWTLNFTNNGPCNASGVLVHDVLPEGLIWISDDSEGKYDSKTGILTIGDFAIGERIVVNILTVINKTGKIINRANITANEYDFNLSNNNDEVVIVVNPACDVDIIKTVNNSLPNYGDIVKWTLVITNHGPDVAHDVIVSDILPNGLILINSTGSFDVPILNVGESVVIEFITKVNKTGLIENNASVSLNEFDHDLSNNNDSEIIKVNPACDLEIVKSSSVSQANYKDIIKWTIKVSNNGPDNATGVKIIDILPNGLIYLNSTENYENNTFNIGNLAIGESISIDIFCKVNVTGNITNWVNVSGNEYDFNLDNNKDSASIYISPASDIAVTKTVNETDVNFGDLVKWVINVTNNGPDVAHNIVINDEIPDSLIVISNNGGFNIDKLDVGKSVILEIITKVNKTGVIENEVSVTAQEFDYNLENNQDNDFTSVNASADVQIIKTVNETSPNYGDLVKWKITISNNGPNKATGVYVEDRLPEGLVLVEYYASKGSYENGIWSGCCLENGEEEYLELICLVNKTGQLINIVTIYENEYDPNLKNNNDSEIIDVPPACDISVTKEVNNKTPFYGDKITWIITITNNGPNTASDVVVNDDLPSGLILTNYTASKGTYNKGIWSINSLNKGESQILTITCIINELGETTNFVDATANEYDWNLSNNYANELINTDPICDLSIEKLVNQTNPNYLDLVKWVLIITNNGPNNASDVVVCDTLPNGLELISCDGNYDGEFINVGQLNVGDRKEFEIICKVTKTGKITNTASIACNEEDSNLDNNYAEKSIDVPPAADLAITKTVTKFKYKKGDLIEYFIKLTNKGPNDAKNIKVKEILESPLILKSFKVSKGDFNQKTNIWSINKLAAGGEADLKIKALANKSGVFKNEVQVTSDNYDPDLENNNDSVEVNVSESPNKTSKKVNLDKKSIFKPKTAYKNVMALTTANPIAIFLCCILASLVFSSGNLFKRR from the coding sequence ATGTTAGAAAAAGACCAAAAGATAACTATTATTAAATATATCCCACTAATTCTTTCGATGTTCATATTAGTGTTATTAATGACTACATTTGCAATAGATGAAATTCATGCAGTTGAACTAAACGAAAGTTCCAATGAAGTGGGTCTTTTAATAAAAAATGAAGATAAACTAGAAAATTCTCAAGAAAAAGAAATACTATCTACAACTTATAGTTCAAATGGAGGTACATTTACAGATATTAAAAATTTAATTAGTAGAGCAAAAGCAGGAGATACAATTAATTTGAATGGTAATTTTTATGCAGATAAATCGGATTCTCCAATTTCAGTAAATAAAAAACTAAAATTCACATCAAAAAATGGTGCAGTTTTAAATGGCAAAGGCATTACAAGAATCATGAATCTTCCGCTTGCATCTACAGGTACTACATTATTTAATTTAAAGTTTATTAATGGAAATACAAAGTTAGCAGCAGGAGCTATACTTTTAGGAGGTAATAATTTAGTAATAGATAAATGTGTTTTTAACAAAAATCATGCAAAAAATGGTGGAGCAATTTATAGTGCTTATAATTCATCTCGTACATTAAATTTAATAATTAAAAATTGTAATTTCACAAAAAATACAGCTTTAAGAGGGGGTGGAGCAGTTTCGGCATTTGGAAATAATTCAAAAGTTATTAATTGCATATTTGATTCTAATGGCGCTACAAATAAAGAAGGAATAATTCCATATGGAGGTGCATTACAAATTGGAATGGATGAAAAAAACATTGTTGAGAGAGTTTCTAAATGTATTTTTAAAAATAATTATGTAAGTTATAATGGTAATGATCCAATTGCTCATGGTGGAGCAGGTTGTGTTCGTTTTGGAACAACATATGAAGATTGTGTTTTTATTAATAACCGCGCAAATCAAGGAGGTGCTTTAACTTTCCATTCATCAGGAAGTATTAAAAATTGTAAATTTTACAATAATACAGCATATTGTTATGGGGGAGCTCTTTCAACAGGATTTTTAATTAAAAATAATAAAATGAATTTAAATGTTAATAATTGTATATTTGAATGTAATAAAGCTCCTTTAGGTGGAGCTGTACAATTATGCGGATTAAATGTTAATATGAACAATAATACTTTTAATAGAAATAAGGCTTCTAAAAATGGTGGAGCAATAAATATTGAAGCAACCACTGTTAAGATAGATAAATCCAAGTTTAATAATAATATTGCAAATGTAAATGGTGGAGCTATTTTTATCATTGGTAATAATACCTTTATTAAAAATTCCGTATTTATAGCTAATAGTGCCATTCCTGATAAATTAAAATTAGATGATGGATTAGGTGGTGCTATTTATGTAAACTCTACATTAGCTGAGGTTTCATATAATATCTTTAACTTTAACACTGCTAGAAATGGTAGTGCTGTTTATTATGATAAATATGGTGATAAACTTAGTTTAATTAACAATGAAATGTTTCAAAATCAAGCATGGGTTTATAAACTTCCAATATATGCTCGTAATATTTATTATGGGGATGTTGAAGAAATTTCATCTATAATTCATGGTGGAAACAATATTGCAGATTACGATAATCTAGCAGTATCAAATGCAATTTATAATGCAGCTAAAAACTCAAACATTGTTATTAATGGCCAAAATCCAGTTTCAGGTGCGACAAATACGGGTGAGATATATCAAGACGATCGTGAATATAATATGGATATATTACTCAGTGTAACTCATGAAGATGGAACTTTAGTGTATAATAATACTTTAAAATCTAGCTATTTAGGGAAAGTTGATATTGCTTTAGATGATTTAAAAGTTGGAAAATACTATGTAAAGGCTCAACATTTTGAAGATACCTATTATAAAGGAATTACTAATGTGACATCATTTATAGTCTCTGCTAAGGTTGATAATGAAATTAATAAATCAACAGAAAGGGAAAATTATAATTTTGAAGAAATTGTAATCTGGACTTTAAATTTCACAAACAATGGTCCATGTAATGCAAGTGGTGTTTTAGTTCATGATGTTCTTCCAGAAGGTCTTATATGGATTTCCGATGATAGTGAAGGAAAGTATGATTCTAAAACTGGTATATTAACTATTGGTGATTTTGCAATTGGTGAGAGAATTGTTGTAAACATATTGACTGTAATAAATAAAACCGGAAAAATTATTAATCGGGCAAACATTACTGCTAATGAATATGATTTTAACTTATCTAACAACAATGATGAGGTGGTTATTGTAGTTAATCCTGCATGTGACGTTGATATTATTAAAACGGTTAATAATTCACTACCTAATTATGGTGATATTGTTAAATGGACATTAGTTATTACAAATCATGGTCCAGATGTTGCTCATGATGTTATAGTTTCAGATATATTACCAAATGGACTGATTTTAATTAATTCAACAGGTAGTTTTGATGTTCCTATTTTAAATGTTGGTGAAAGTGTTGTAATTGAATTTATAACTAAAGTTAATAAAACAGGTTTAATTGAAAATAATGCATCAGTTAGTCTTAATGAGTTTGACCATGACCTATCAAATAACAATGATTCAGAGATAATTAAAGTAAATCCTGCTTGTGATTTAGAAATAGTAAAATCATCTAGTGTTTCTCAAGCCAATTATAAAGATATAATTAAATGGACGATTAAAGTTTCAAATAATGGTCCAGATAATGCAACTGGAGTTAAAATAATTGATATATTGCCAAATGGTTTAATTTATTTAAATTCAACAGAAAACTATGAAAATAACACATTTAACATAGGTAATTTAGCTATTGGAGAAAGCATATCTATTGATATTTTTTGTAAAGTAAACGTCACAGGTAATATTACAAACTGGGTTAATGTAAGTGGAAATGAGTATGATTTTAATTTAGATAATAATAAAGACTCTGCATCAATTTATATTTCTCCTGCTAGTGATATTGCAGTTACAAAAACAGTAAATGAAACAGATGTAAATTTTGGTGATTTGGTTAAATGGGTTATTAATGTAACTAATAATGGTCCAGATGTTGCTCATAATATTGTAATAAATGATGAAATTCCAGATTCATTAATAGTAATATCTAATAATGGAGGATTTAACATTGATAAATTAGATGTTGGAAAAAGCGTTATTTTAGAAATTATTACAAAAGTAAATAAAACAGGAGTTATTGAAAACGAAGTATCCGTTACAGCTCAAGAATTTGATTATAATCTAGAAAATAATCAAGATAATGATTTCACATCAGTTAATGCATCAGCAGATGTTCAAATTATCAAAACAGTTAATGAAACCAGTCCAAATTATGGAGATTTAGTCAAATGGAAGATAACAATTTCAAATAATGGTCCAAATAAAGCTACTGGAGTATATGTTGAAGATAGGTTACCAGAAGGTTTGGTTTTAGTTGAATATTATGCAAGTAAAGGAAGCTATGAAAATGGAATTTGGTCTGGATGTTGTTTGGAAAATGGGGAAGAAGAGTATTTAGAATTGATTTGTCTTGTTAATAAAACTGGCCAATTAATTAACATAGTTACAATTTATGAAAATGAATACGATCCAAATTTAAAAAACAATAATGACTCTGAAATAATTGATGTTCCTCCAGCTTGTGATATTTCAGTTACAAAAGAAGTCAATAATAAAACTCCATTCTATGGTGACAAAATAACCTGGATTATTACAATTACCAATAATGGGCCGAATACAGCTAGTGACGTTGTTGTAAATGATGATTTGCCAAGTGGTTTAATTTTAACTAACTACACAGCTAGTAAAGGAACTTATAATAAGGGAATTTGGAGTATTAACTCACTTAATAAAGGTGAAAGTCAAATATTAACTATAACTTGCATTATTAATGAATTGGGTGAAACTACTAACTTTGTAGATGCAACAGCTAATGAATATGATTGGAATTTATCAAATAATTATGCAAATGAGTTAATAAATACAGATCCAATTTGTGATTTATCTATTGAAAAATTAGTTAACCAAACAAATCCTAATTATCTAGATTTAGTTAAATGGGTTTTAATTATCACTAACAATGGCCCAAACAATGCTAGTGATGTAGTTGTTTGTGATACTTTGCCTAATGGCTTAGAATTAATTAGCTGTGATGGGAATTATGATGGTGAGTTTATAAATGTTGGTCAGTTAAATGTTGGAGATAGAAAAGAATTTGAAATAATTTGTAAAGTTACTAAAACAGGTAAAATTACAAATACTGCTAGTATTGCTTGCAATGAAGAAGATTCTAATTTAGATAACAATTATGCTGAAAAATCAATTGATGTTCCTCCAGCAGCAGATTTAGCTATTACAAAAACTGTAACTAAATTTAAATACAAAAAAGGAGATCTAATTGAATATTTTATAAAACTCACAAATAAAGGTCCTAATGATGCTAAAAATATTAAAGTTAAGGAAATTTTAGAGTCTCCATTAATTTTAAAATCATTTAAAGTTAGTAAGGGAGATTTTAATCAAAAAACTAATATTTGGTCTATTAATAAACTTGCAGCCGGTGGTGAAGCAGATTTAAAAATTAAAGCTTTGGCTAATAAAAGTGGGGTTTTTAAAAATGAAGTTCAAGTTACAAGTGATAATTACGATCCAGATTTGGAAAATAATAATGATTCTGTTGAGGTAAATGTTAGTGAATCTCCAAATAAAACTTCCAAAAAAGTTAATTTAGATAAAAAAAGTATTTTTAAACCTAAAACAGCTTATAAAAATGTAATGGCACTTACAACAGCTAATCCTATAGCTATATTTCTTTGTTGTATTTTGGCTTCATTAGTATTTTCTAGTGGCAATTTATTTAAAAGAAGATAA
- a CDS encoding ZPR1 zinc finger domain-containing protein, with protein sequence MNDDTINEMIINCPVCHVEGKAKSIMKEIEIPHFGNVLETTIKCPECGFKHSDVISLEQNDPAKYILEINKDNLSIRVVRSQSATVSIPEIGVKVEPGPKSEGYVTNVEGILTRFEDAVKKALNLFEDANSQENGKNTLYEIQELIKGNKVATLIIQDPFGQSNIVSDSVEILDIPDDELKHLKTGFSHIEDN encoded by the coding sequence ATGAATGATGATACTATAAATGAAATGATTATTAACTGTCCAGTTTGCCATGTTGAAGGTAAAGCAAAATCAATAATGAAAGAAATAGAAATACCTCATTTTGGTAATGTGCTAGAAACAACTATTAAATGCCCTGAATGTGGATTTAAACACAGCGATGTCATTAGTTTAGAACAAAACGATCCTGCTAAATATATTCTTGAAATTAATAAAGATAATTTATCTATAAGAGTTGTTAGATCACAATCAGCAACTGTTTCAATACCTGAAATTGGAGTGAAAGTAGAACCTGGTCCAAAATCAGAAGGTTATGTGACCAATGTTGAAGGAATACTTACTCGTTTTGAAGATGCTGTTAAAAAAGCATTAAATCTATTTGAAGATGCAAATTCACAAGAAAACGGTAAAAACACTCTTTATGAAATACAAGAGTTAATAAAAGGAAATAAAGTAGCTACTTTAATTATTCAAGACCCATTTGGTCAAAGTAACATTGTAAGTGATTCGGTCGAAATATTAGATATTCCTGATGATGAATTGAAACATTTAAAAACAGGTTTTAGTCATATTGAAGATAATTAA